CGCGGCTTTGACAGGAAAGAAGTGGGCGCAGCATACATAAACAAGCACATCTGGGGTTTCCTCATCATAGTGGGCGCAATAGTAATAGTGTTCCTGATTTATCTAGTCTCGAACCAGATCGAACAGGCCCTCAGCAAGAGTCTGCGTGGTATACCGATGGGCATCCTGTTCATAGGCGTTATCTGCAGTCTCGTATTGATAGCAGTGGCCTATGCGTTCCTGGTGCGGGGGAGATACCCCTTCGGAACGCGACCAACAGCCACAACCAATGGGAGTGGGTTGGGCACTATCATTGAAAGACAAGACCAACCTGTCGAGACACCAGCAAGCCTGTCTCAAGAGCCTAGCCCTTAGATTTGCCCCTATTGTGGGAGTAGCTCTACGCAGCAATATCGTAGGTCGACTCTGGTCAGTGTTAAAGAAGGCGCAACTCAGAATTATGAATGGGATTCACGGTGTAACTCGTGCGGGAGTACATGGGTGTGGAATGACTCGGATATTGAGGAAGGGTGAGGTGGACCCCATCCTCAGGGATAGAGGATAAGCGACCTAATGCCACCGAAGACAAGGAATAGTGCTGGTGGTGATCAGCTAGAACTTGCCTATGCCACATTTGCCTGCTTTGTGCATAGGGTCACGAAAGACTGGGATGTGCAGTCTTGGTCACAATAGCTTGAAAAGTGTAATTGATGCTGATTCAGCGGTAGTGTGAATACGCTCAGCATTGGTAAAACCGAAATTCTTAATTATTAGGACCAGCATTGTATCTACCCGCGGCAGAATATTCATCTCAAGTTTTACTCTAGAAGTCAAAAAGCACCGGCTGCTCAGCTAAAAAGTGGATGCGTGCTAAATAATATTATTTAATGGCATACATAACATAATTGTCTTGACAATTACTATGTATAGTGACAGAATACCTATATCTTAATACTATTTACCATCAGGTATACATTGGGGAGGTAGTACGGATGGATGATAAGCAGAAAGAGAGAATTGAGCGGTATCTCATGAATGCCAACCGGTTCATGTGGGGACTGGGTCCAGGTAATCAGAGAACGAACTACGCTTGGCTGGAAAACGAGGGATTCAAGTTTACGCGAGCCAAGTATGGGTTGGTCACTCAACAGTTGGTCCGCTATCCTGGAATTATGGAAATATTGAATAAGCTAATAGTCCCGACTGTAAAAGCTAAATTCCCGAAGGCAACAATTAGTGTCCTGCAGGAACATTGGCATCGTGGGGAGAGGCCGAGTCTTTCTATCCTCAAGAGTCTAGATGTGAAAGGAAAAGGCGATCCAGGGCCTGACCGAGCTTTCCATTGGCGTCCCTTCGTTGAGATCAGCACGCAGTTCCACTATGTGGAAAGGTGGGGTGAACTGGCAGGAATATGGTTTGAGGAAATTGAGAACCTATAAATAGCTCGAGAGCCAGAGTCTAACCAGGGAGAATAGACATGAACGTGGCAAAGTATGCCAGGGTAAGCACAAGTAAGCAAACCGAGAAGTATGGAATTTCAAGTCAGCTAGAGGCACTGAAGAAAAGAAGCCTAGAAAATGTTTGGAAGCCGGTATTTGACGGAGATAAAGATGCTTTCATCGACGATGGCTACACCGGATCTGAATTAGATAGACCGGCTCTAAATCGTTTAAGGAAAGCAGCTAAGGAAGGCCGAATAGACGTAGTTCTATGCTATGATCCTGATAGATTATCTAGAAAGCTTTACCATCAGATGATTCTGGCTGAAGAGTTTGAGAAGCAGGGGATAAAACTGGAATTCGTTACTCAAGATATGGGCACTTCACCCGAAGACAGAATGTTTTTCAATATGCGGGGATTGGTAGCTGAATACGAACGAGAAAAGATAAGAGAGCGCACAATGAGAGGAAGCCGTGAGAAGGCCAGACAAGGCAAGGTAGTCAGCGCCGGAGCTGTACCCTTTGGTTTTTGCTACAACAAAGAAACGGCTACATTGGAAGAGGACCCTGAGAAAGCACAGACAATTAGACTGATCTTTTATACCTTTGCTAATGAGAGTATGTCGCTTCAACGCCTGGCAGAAAGGCTTAACTCGTTGCATATACCAACTCCCAGGAATGGAGATAGGTGGCGAGCCAGCACTCTGGGAATAATGTTAAGGAATGAAGTTTATATTGGCAAGATGCACCAGTTTAGAAAATATCATGTTGAACCCAAGTCACGCCGCCAGCTAGTTACGAAAACCAAAAAGACCTCTCTTGTCGAGCGTCCTAACGAGGAATGGATTACTGTATAAGGTACCCTCACTGGTTCCGGATGAACTATTTGAAACGGTGCAAAGAAAACTTACAAGGAATGCAGACCTTGCCGGCAGGAACACTAAAAGAAAGTATCTCTTGTCCGGGCTATTGTATTGTTCTCGATGCAGTGGCCGGATGGGAGGACATACTATTCATGGTGTCCCGTACTACCGTTGTTACAGGAAAGGTAACCCTGAAAGAATTCCTATAGACGTTGATGGCAGGTTGCAGCCATGTTCGTGTCCTGAGGTAAAAGCCGAGGCAGTAGAGCCGGTAGTATGGGACACAATTTCGCAGCTTATTAAGGAACCTGATTTACTTGCTAGGGAACTGAATAACCGTATTGAGGATAAATCGAAGACAAAACAATTTCTGGAAAAAGAGTTACAATTGTGTCTTGCCAGGTTAAAAGCAATACCGGAAGAGCAGATGCGATTAGTAGAAGGGTATCGCAAGGGTCTTTACACTGATTTCATGATGCGTGAGGATATGGAGGCTATTCAAAAAGAGCAGACTGAATTAGAGAAAAGAAAAGACGAACTGGAGCGACAGCTTGCCCAAAGGAATATGACGGAACACCAAGAGGCTCAGCTAAAGAGCTTTGTATCAAAAATAGGGGCGGGATTAGACCACTTAGACTTCAAAGGCAAGCAAGAGCTCATCCGATCATTGATAAATAAGGTGCTCTACAATGGTCAGAATATTGAGATACAAACCATTATTCCCCCACGTGGACAATTGCAACCAATACACCGAAGGGGATAAAGGGGATGGGGTTACCAAAATGAAGATAGCCTTCATCGGCGGCGGCAACATGGGCGAGGCCATGCTCTCGGCAGTCCTGGGCAAGGGCATGGCAGACGCGGAATCCGTCACTGTCAGTGATGCCAGCCCAACTCGCCGTGAGTACCTGAAGCAGCAATACGGCGTGACCGTCAGCACCGATAACCGGCAGGCCACAGCCGGACAGGACGTTGTGATACTCGCCGTCAAGCCGCAGAACCTGGCCGAGGTAATGGCTGACCTCAAAGGCTCGTTCGGAGAGGAACAATTTGTGCTATCCATCATCGCCGGCGCCCGGCTTGACACGCTCTGCCAGGGACTGGACCACCGGTACGTTGTCCGGGCAATGCCCAACACCCCGGCACAGATTGGTGAAGGTATGACCGTATGGACGGCCACCCCCGAAGTGACCGCACAGCAACGGGAATGGGCCGGGGCAATCCTGGGGGCGATGGGACGCGAGGTCTCGGTTGACGACGAGGCCAATATCGACATGGCAACTGCGGTCAGCGGTAGCGGGCCGGCCTATCTGTTCTTCTTCGTCGAGGCACTGGTTGATGCCGCCACGGAGGTGGGTCTTCCCCGCGAGATGGCCCATGAGCTGGTACTGGCCACGGTACTGGGGGCGGGTCACCTCTTGCAGGAGTCCGGCCACGAACCGGCGGAACTGCGCCGTATGGTGACATCACCGGGAGGCACCACGGCCGCGGCAATCTCCAGGCTGGAAGAGGGAGGGTTTGCCGGGCTTATACGTGAAGCAGTGGATGCCGCCTACCGCAGGGCAAAGGAACTGGGTACACCCGGTACATAGTTTCACCTGTTCAATAACTGAACGAACGGAGCCATTAAGAATGACTCCGTTCGCGATTTACGTACCAAGCAACACGTCCACGCCGGAGAAGCATTTGCTCTCCGACGGCAGATACATACTACCTGGCTGCACTGGATTCTGCGCCACTGAGGACAATGGCGTGCCACTGAGGCCAGTGGCTGTTTGCTGGACTGAGGCTGCTACGCGGGTGTCTCGCCCGGGTGGAGTCCCTTCCACTTCTCCAGCAGGGCATCACGACTTTCCTCGTGGTCCGGGTCCAGAACACAGGCATCCACCGGGCATATCTCGACACACCGCGAAGACTCGTGTGAGCCGACACACTCGGTGCACTTGCTGAAGTCGATCTCGTAAATCGTCTCCCCCTCGGTGATTGCCTCGTTGGGACACTCCGGTTCACAGGCTCCGCAACTGATGCACTCGTCTGTAATCTTGTACGCCATGTAATGTGCCTCCTTCTTATTCAGGGGACCGGTTCCCCATTTACTAACAGTTTCACTCCCTGGTACGTATCTTCTCTATAAGGGCCTCAGCCACATGAGGCGGTACAAGGTTCTCTATATCCGCTCCCAGACTGGCTACTTCCTTGAGCCGACTGGAACTGAGGAACTGGTATTGCGGGCTTGCCATCAGGCAAATCAACTCAAATCCGGACCACAGCTTCTTGTTCATCATTGCCATCTCGAACTCATGTTCGAAATCGGCCCCGAATCTCAGTCCGCGAACTATGGTCAATGCGCCGACTTTCTTGGCAAATTCAACAATCAGGCCGCCGAAAGACGTCACTTCGATATTCGGGTAGTCAGCGACTGCCTTCTTCACCATCTCTACCCGCTCTGACGTCGAGAACATGAGGTGCTTGTCCGGGATACTATAGACCCCGACGATTAGCTTCTCGAAGAGCTTCGATGCCCTGATGGCAACGTCAACATGACCGTTGGTTATTGGGTCGAAGGTACCCGCATAAACCGCAATTGTCACTTTCTTACCCCTTTCGATACACGGCGATACAGCTATCACCGTGACGGTGTTCTTTGGTGATGCTAAGTGAGCCATAGGCAGGTTCAAGAGTTAGTCGCGGGGAGTGTGTTACTACTACAATTGAATCCGCACCAACCAGCCTGGAGTCCGCCAATTTCGTCACCACACTGCCTATGGACGTATCAGCGTATGGTGGGTCCATCAGTACGATACTGTACTCCTTGTCAAGGAAGGAAAATGCCCTGGCTACACTGCAGGAATAGACATGAGCCTGCACACTTAGCTTCGTCTTCTCCAGATTCTGTCTAATTATATCACAACAGCGTCGCTCGCGGTCAACAAAGTCGACCCAGCCAGCGCCCCTGCTCAAGGCTTCAATACCCAGTGCCCCGCTACCGGCGAAGAGGTCAAGGACATATTCCCACTGAACTGCACTGTTCTCCAGAATGGAAAAAATAGCGCCTCGTACCAGGTCCGTAGCCGGGCGAACGTAGACACCTGTCGGTACTTTAAGCTGGTGCCCCTTGGCTTTCCCAGTAATGACTCTTAGCATATTGCCTTTGATGATGATAGCCAATCTTTGCGCTCAGTGTCAACCTTCGGTGTGCCCGAGTGCCTGCACCCAGGCACGGGCCCCCCTGGTCACGGGCCGTCCGTGACCGAGAACCAGCACCTCGAAGTCCAGTCCAGCTAGTTTTCTCACGGACTCCGCCGCCTGGGCCATGTCGGTGCTTACCATTCTGGCGGGGAACTGGAGTTTCCTGCGACGCCTTTGCATGGCGTCACCGACAAACAGCAGCCTGCGCTCGGGGGAGTACAGGCAAATACTGCACGGGGTATGTCCCGGAGTGTGGACAACCTGAAGCCCGCCAAGTTGCCTGAGCATCTCCCCGCCGGCTAGTTGAACGTCAATATCGCCGGACTCAAGCACGAAACGGTGGCGTATGGGGGACATGAAAGGGACACGCAGCAAGCGGCGGATGCCGCCGGGATACGGTACCTCCGCCTGAGAGCCAACCAGGGCCGCCTCATGGGCAAATACCTTTACATCGGTTAGTTTGCGTAGCTCCGGCAGCCCACCGATATGGTCAAAGTGGTTGTGAGTGATGATAACAGTGCTGATTTCCTCCACGGAGCGCCCGAGTCGGCGGATGAGGTTCAAGATTCCGGGCAAGCTACCCGGCACACCGGTATCAACCAGAGTCAGCTCTTCATCGGCAATCAGCGCTATGTTGACACCCGCGAACATCAACTGGTGGACGCCGGGGACAATTTCTATGATTGGCATGGTCTTTCGGTTGTTTCTCAGATTGTTCTATTCCCGCCATAGGGCCCGCCCTATGGCGCTCATACCGCCCGCGGAGCCAGTCCGCCGGAATCCGTTCTACCGGTTCTCTCTTTCCACTGGCTTTCGGTCAGGCCCAGCCTCTCGAAAACTTCGTCCACGTGGCGCAGGTAGTACTGCACATCAAACAGCGATTCCAGTTCCTCGGAAGGCAGCACCGCGGTGACTTCGGGGTCGGCCCGGAGCAGCTTGAGGAAGCTCCTGCCTCCCTTCCATGACTTCATGGCATTCCGCTGCACGAGTTTGTAGGCCTCCTGCCGCGCCAGCCCCTTATCAATCAGGGCCAGCATGACCCGCTGGGAGAAAATCAGGCCCCTGGTGAGGTCCATATTCCGCTTCATACGCTGCGGGTAGACCATAAGGTCCTGCATTACGCCGGTGAATATCGTCAGTATGTAATCGAGCACCAGACAGGCATCAGGCAGGATAATCCTCTCCGTGGAGGAGTGGCTGATGTCACGCTCGTGCCACAAAGCTATATTCTCCATTGAAGTTAATGCATATCCCCGTACGAGTCGCGCCAGCCCGCAAACCCGCTCACACAGCTCCGGATTTCGTTTATGGGGCATCGCTGAGGAACCGGTCTGCCCGGCGGCAAAAGGCTCTTCCGCCTCTCTCACCTCGGTGCGTTGCAGGTGCCTGATTTCGGTGGCGAATTTCTCCAGTGAGCTGGCGATTATGGCCAGGGTGGTCACGAACTGGGCGTGGCGGTCGCGCTGCAGCACCTGGTTGGATACCGGCGCCGCCGTCAGGCCCAGCCGGGCGCAGGCTTTCTCCTCAAGCTCGGGGGACAGGGTGGCATAGGTACCCACCGCCCCGGATATCTTACCCACCGCTATTCCCTTTTTTGCTTCATTGAGCCGCAGCCGGTTACGGTTCATCTCCTCGACCCACAGTGCCATCTTCAAACCAAAGGAGGTCGGTTCGGCATGGACGCCATGAGTTCGGCCGGTTATCGGAGTGTATTTGTACTGTATCGCCTTCTCCGCCAGGACAGCAATCAACTCCTTGATGTCTCCAGCTAACAGGTCCGTTGCCTCGACAAGCTGAAGGCTGAGAGCGGTATCTATCACATCCGAAGAGGTCATGCCCAGGTGAATGTAGCGGGACTCGGGTCCGAGGCTCTCGGACACAGCGCCGAGGAAGGCCGTCATGTCATGGTGAGTCTCCTGGAGAATCTCCTCCATCCGCTTCAGATTGAGCCGGGCCATCTTTATCTTGGCGACGTCATTACGGGGGATGACGCCCAACTCCGCCCAGGCCTCACAGGCAGCGGTTTCCACTTCCAGCCACCGGGCAAACTTGTTTTCGTCCGACCAGACTCTCTTCATCTCGGGGCGGGAATAGCGCTCAATCATTTGCCGTCCCCCTGCAAGCCCTTCCGGTATTCCTCGTAGGCCTGTCGTATTTCATCGTACTTCAGTCCCAGAATCTCCGCTGCCAGGTAGGCGGCGTTCTTTGCCCCGGCGCTCCCCAGGGCAACACAGGCCACCGGTATCCCCGCCGGCATCTGTACTATCGAGTAAAGGGCGTCGATACCGTCCAACTCGCCACCGCCCACCGGTACGCCGATGACGGGTAGCGTTGTCCAGCTGGCAAGGACTCCGGGCAGGTGAGCAGCCCTGCCTGCGGCGGCAATAATGACCTCTATACCGCGCTCCCGCGCGGACATCCCGTACTCTCTGGCCTTTTCCGGGGTACGGTGGGCAGAGATTACGGACACCTCGAAGTCAATGCCCAGTTCTTTCAGTGCATCCAGCGTCGGTTGTACCGTCTCGGCGTCCGACTTCGAGCCCATGACTACTCCGACATGTGGCATATTCCTTTGCCCTTCCCCCGTTCCATTCTTTGAATGGGTAACCCCATCCCCTTTTCCCCTCTCTCCTTCAAAGGCTTGCCATTGTATGTATCAGCCCGAAGGGAGGCAGAGTTTCGCCGCTACGCGCCCCCACTTCCGAGTGAACCCCCACTTAAAAGTGGGGTTTGCACAATATCTCACGGACCTTCATGTCAAAGAAGTCGCTGGTGTTGACCGGTTTGAGTACCACGGCTGTATCCGCCCCCCGGCCGCTACCGGCAATGGCGATGATTTCCTCGTCGGTCCGCACCAGTCCGGCATCCGCCGCCATCAGTGCAATCTCGCAAACGACCTTCATTCCCTGGCCGAAGATGCGCAGCGTGTTGGCAATAACGTCACCCAGCAGATACATCTGGAACTTCTTCCGCATTGCCCCGCCGATGCCGGTGAAGGCGTGGTTCGTCGTCAGGACGATTCCACCCTTGCTCTCCACCTTCCGGCGGTTCTCTTCGGTGAATTCCTGGGTATTTGGCTCTCTCATACCGGCTACGTGAGTAACCGCAATCACCTTCATCCCCTCGAAGACCTCGACACTCCTCACCGCCGTATCACCGACCGTGGTAGCAACGATGATTGTCCTGATACCCAGCTCTTCAGCGCGCGCCCTGGCGATGCGTAGCGTCTCTTCCATATTCCCCGGTCCGGGACTATCAAAATAGACTGTCTTTCCTTCCATTTTTCCCTTGTGCCCCCTTTCGTGAGTTGTATACTCCCCAGATTGATAGATTAGCGCTAAATGCCGGTAAAGTCAAAGTGAGGTTGCTACGCTACCTCTTCATTATACTCAGAGCTTCGGCTCAGCATAATAGGCACCCCAATTTGACACTCCATATGGCCGATGCTACACTGCAATTGTCCTCACTGGTGACTGTATCCAGCACTGCTACAACATGTTACGACTATGAACAGAATCGGCATTATCTATCACCCCCTGAAGGAGGCTGCCGGCAAGCTGGCCAGGGAGCTGGGGGAATCTCTTGAGTCCAGAGGCCTGTCTGCCTGGCTGTGCTCTGCCTGGGAAGGTGATACGGCCAGGAAACAGGTAGACGGCACCGACCTGATTATCAGCATTGGCGGCGACGGTACAATACTCCGTGCCGCCCAGGCAGTCATCCCCAGGCCGATACCCATCACCGGCATCAACCTGGGCAACCTCGGTTTTATGACCGAACTCAGTGTTGACGAAGCCGAGGAGAAGCTGACACAATTACTGGCCGGAGAAGGCTGGATTGACGAACGATGCCTGCTGGAGGCTGAAGTACCGGCTACCGGGGAGACACCCGGACCACAGAGGTTCTACGCCCTGAACGACGTGGTCATTACGCATGGTGCCGTAGCCCGCGTAATCTACGTGGAAGCAAGTATCGATGGCGAACTGCTGACCACCTACAAGGCTGACGGGGTGATTGTCTCGACAGCTACCGGCAGTACCGGCTATTCCCTGGCAGCAGACGGGCCCATCCTCCACCCCCAGGCACAGGAGATGCTGCTCCTGCCGATAGTGCCTCACCTCAGCGCCAACTACAAGCTGGTCCTTCCACCGACATCGACAGTAGAACTTCGGGTCAATACCGCTCCCTCGGTAACCCTGATAGTGGACGGCAATATTACCGCACCTCTGTCCTCCGGTACTACCGTCAACGTGCGACACAGTAAAAACACGGTCCGCTTTCTGCGTATTCACACCAGAACCTCCTTCTTCGGCTCACTTGACGAACGGTTGAAAGGAAAACAACGTTAGGATGGAACCGGTAGAGAAAGCCACTATCAGCGATGTCGGGCAGATGCACCGTCTGATAAACTACTTCGCCGATAAAGACGAGATGCTGCCCCGGCCGCTGAGTGAGATATACGAGAATATCCGGGACTACTTCGTGGTCGGGCACGGGGACCGGATGGTTGGCTGTGCCGCCCTGCACGTCATGTGGTCGGACCTGGCCGAGGTAAAATCGGTAGCAGTGACCGAAGAGGGCCAGAGGCAGGGCGTCGGCTCGCGACTGGTGGAAGCCTGCCTCAGGGAAGCCGGAGAAATCGGCCTGCCCACGGTATTCTGCCTGACATATAAACCTGCCTTCTTTGAGAGGTTCGGTTTCTCCCAGATTGACAAGATGGAGTTGCCGCGAAAGGTCTGGACGGAATGTTACCACTGCCCCAAGTTCCCGGACTGCGGCGAGGTAGCCCTTATCTACAGCCTGGACTTACCCGCACCAGCAGAGTAAACTACCCTGCGATAGGCGTAAAAAGTCTTTTCCACTTCGATACTGACCGCTGCTGACCGGCCTTAGTCCGGCAAATGGAGGCCACAATTGACCGAGGAGAAAACACTATCCAGCCGCTCTATCTTCGATGGCCGCGCCCTGAAGCTGCGCGTAGACACGGTTGAGACTGCTGATGGCAGGGAGAGTACCAGGGAAGTCGTCGAGCACAGCGACTGCGTGGTTATTGCCGC
Above is a genomic segment from Dehalococcoidales bacterium containing:
- a CDS encoding recombinase family protein; translated protein: MNVAKYARVSTSKQTEKYGISSQLEALKKRSLENVWKPVFDGDKDAFIDDGYTGSELDRPALNRLRKAAKEGRIDVVLCYDPDRLSRKLYHQMILAEEFEKQGIKLEFVTQDMGTSPEDRMFFNMRGLVAEYEREKIRERTMRGSREKARQGKVVSAGAVPFGFCYNKETATLEEDPEKAQTIRLIFYTFANESMSLQRLAERLNSLHIPTPRNGDRWRASTLGIMLRNEVYIGKMHQFRKYHVEPKSRRQLVTKTKKTSLVERPNEEWITV
- a CDS encoding recombinase zinc beta ribbon domain-containing protein; its protein translation is MQRKLTRNADLAGRNTKRKYLLSGLLYCSRCSGRMGGHTIHGVPYYRCYRKGNPERIPIDVDGRLQPCSCPEVKAEAVEPVVWDTISQLIKEPDLLARELNNRIEDKSKTKQFLEKELQLCLARLKAIPEEQMRLVEGYRKGLYTDFMMREDMEAIQKEQTELEKRKDELERQLAQRNMTEHQEAQLKSFVSKIGAGLDHLDFKGKQELIRSLINKVLYNGQNIEIQTIIPPRGQLQPIHRRG
- the proC gene encoding pyrroline-5-carboxylate reductase — encoded protein: MKIAFIGGGNMGEAMLSAVLGKGMADAESVTVSDASPTRREYLKQQYGVTVSTDNRQATAGQDVVILAVKPQNLAEVMADLKGSFGEEQFVLSIIAGARLDTLCQGLDHRYVVRAMPNTPAQIGEGMTVWTATPEVTAQQREWAGAILGAMGREVSVDDEANIDMATAVSGSGPAYLFFFVEALVDAATEVGLPREMAHELVLATVLGAGHLLQESGHEPAELRRMVTSPGGTTAAAISRLEEGGFAGLIREAVDAAYRRAKELGTPGT
- a CDS encoding YfhL family 4Fe-4S dicluster ferredoxin, with translation MAYKITDECISCGACEPECPNEAITEGETIYEIDFSKCTECVGSHESSRCVEICPVDACVLDPDHEESRDALLEKWKGLHPGETPA
- the coaD gene encoding pantetheine-phosphate adenylyltransferase codes for the protein MTIAVYAGTFDPITNGHVDVAIRASKLFEKLIVGVYSIPDKHLMFSTSERVEMVKKAVADYPNIEVTSFGGLIVEFAKKVGALTIVRGLRFGADFEHEFEMAMMNKKLWSGFELICLMASPQYQFLSSSRLKEVASLGADIENLVPPHVAEALIEKIRTRE
- the rsmD gene encoding 16S rRNA (guanine(966)-N(2))-methyltransferase RsmD; the protein is MAIIIKGNMLRVITGKAKGHQLKVPTGVYVRPATDLVRGAIFSILENSAVQWEYVLDLFAGSGALGIEALSRGAGWVDFVDRERRCCDIIRQNLEKTKLSVQAHVYSCSVARAFSFLDKEYSIVLMDPPYADTSIGSVVTKLADSRLVGADSIVVVTHSPRLTLEPAYGSLSITKEHRHGDSCIAVYRKG
- a CDS encoding MBL fold metallo-hydrolase; the protein is MPIIEIVPGVHQLMFAGVNIALIADEELTLVDTGVPGSLPGILNLIRRLGRSVEEISTVIITHNHFDHIGGLPELRKLTDVKVFAHEAALVGSQAEVPYPGGIRRLLRVPFMSPIRHRFVLESGDIDVQLAGGEMLRQLGGLQVVHTPGHTPCSICLYSPERRLLFVGDAMQRRRRKLQFPARMVSTDMAQAAESVRKLAGLDFEVLVLGHGRPVTRGARAWVQALGHTEG
- the purB gene encoding adenylosuccinate lyase, giving the protein MIERYSRPEMKRVWSDENKFARWLEVETAACEAWAELGVIPRNDVAKIKMARLNLKRMEEILQETHHDMTAFLGAVSESLGPESRYIHLGMTSSDVIDTALSLQLVEATDLLAGDIKELIAVLAEKAIQYKYTPITGRTHGVHAEPTSFGLKMALWVEEMNRNRLRLNEAKKGIAVGKISGAVGTYATLSPELEEKACARLGLTAAPVSNQVLQRDRHAQFVTTLAIIASSLEKFATEIRHLQRTEVREAEEPFAAGQTGSSAMPHKRNPELCERVCGLARLVRGYALTSMENIALWHERDISHSSTERIILPDACLVLDYILTIFTGVMQDLMVYPQRMKRNMDLTRGLIFSQRVMLALIDKGLARQEAYKLVQRNAMKSWKGGRSFLKLLRADPEVTAVLPSEELESLFDVQYYLRHVDEVFERLGLTESQWKERTGRTDSGGLAPRAV
- the purE gene encoding 5-(carboxyamino)imidazole ribonucleotide mutase, whose product is MGSKSDAETVQPTLDALKELGIDFEVSVISAHRTPEKAREYGMSARERGIEVIIAAAGRAAHLPGVLASWTTLPVIGVPVGGGELDGIDALYSIVQMPAGIPVACVALGSAGAKNAAYLAAEILGLKYDEIRQAYEEYRKGLQGDGK
- a CDS encoding pyruvate kinase alpha/beta domain-containing protein produces the protein MEGKTVYFDSPGPGNMEETLRIARARAEELGIRTIIVATTVGDTAVRSVEVFEGMKVIAVTHVAGMREPNTQEFTEENRRKVESKGGIVLTTNHAFTGIGGAMRKKFQMYLLGDVIANTLRIFGQGMKVVCEIALMAADAGLVRTDEEIIAIAGSGRGADTAVVLKPVNTSDFFDMKVREILCKPHF
- a CDS encoding NAD(+)/NADH kinase; this translates as MNRIGIIYHPLKEAAGKLARELGESLESRGLSAWLCSAWEGDTARKQVDGTDLIISIGGDGTILRAAQAVIPRPIPITGINLGNLGFMTELSVDEAEEKLTQLLAGEGWIDERCLLEAEVPATGETPGPQRFYALNDVVITHGAVARVIYVEASIDGELLTTYKADGVIVSTATGSTGYSLAADGPILHPQAQEMLLLPIVPHLSANYKLVLPPTSTVELRVNTAPSVTLIVDGNITAPLSSGTTVNVRHSKNTVRFLRIHTRTSFFGSLDERLKGKQR
- a CDS encoding N-acetyltransferase, whose product is MEPVEKATISDVGQMHRLINYFADKDEMLPRPLSEIYENIRDYFVVGHGDRMVGCAALHVMWSDLAEVKSVAVTEEGQRQGVGSRLVEACLREAGEIGLPTVFCLTYKPAFFERFGFSQIDKMELPRKVWTECYHCPKFPDCGEVALIYSLDLPAPAE